Proteins encoded by one window of Psychromonas sp. L1A2:
- a CDS encoding LysR family transcriptional regulator, with translation MVTNKLITLLPDLATFIVVVNEGSFTTAAKKLGVTPSALSKLITRLESALSVKLFERTTRRLLITDAGKKIYQQSTIIVEAAQQAIDISSLEHTVPSGTLTVAAPKAFLTIVLQPLVTPFLTKYPKIQLKLRASDGDIDMIAQGIDVVFRLTDKPSEGLIMKEIGKVHLKLCASPNYIKNRGCPTHPQQLSEHDCLYLGETAIDHIWEFMKKEERHVIPVSGRYAVNHSQMRLNGVKDGFGIGIFPDFVIKNALQKNEVVDVLSDWEIKGNYAGVIAMQYAQNKYMPSRLKVFTEFVTAHLMQGTFNEDAVNTE, from the coding sequence ATGGTCACAAATAAACTAATTACTTTATTACCCGATTTAGCCACTTTTATTGTTGTGGTGAATGAAGGAAGCTTTACAACGGCAGCCAAAAAGCTAGGGGTAACACCTTCCGCTTTAAGCAAATTGATTACGCGTTTAGAAAGTGCACTATCGGTAAAGTTGTTTGAGCGAACCACGCGTCGCTTATTGATCACCGACGCGGGTAAAAAAATATACCAACAATCAACGATCATTGTTGAAGCCGCTCAACAGGCCATTGATATCTCTAGTTTAGAACATACCGTGCCTTCTGGAACGTTAACCGTTGCCGCACCAAAAGCATTTTTAACCATTGTATTGCAGCCACTAGTCACTCCTTTTTTAACTAAATACCCAAAAATTCAGTTAAAGCTAAGAGCATCAGACGGTGATATCGATATGATAGCGCAAGGCATTGATGTGGTATTTCGCTTAACCGATAAACCCTCTGAAGGGTTGATAATGAAAGAAATCGGTAAGGTGCATTTAAAACTCTGTGCAAGCCCCAACTATATAAAAAACAGAGGTTGCCCGACTCATCCACAACAATTGTCAGAGCATGATTGTTTGTATTTAGGTGAAACCGCCATCGACCATATATGGGAGTTTATGAAAAAAGAGGAAAGGCATGTAATCCCTGTTTCTGGACGCTATGCCGTCAATCATTCTCAGATGCGTTTAAATGGTGTTAAAGATGGTTTTGGGATTGGCATCTTCCCTGACTTTGTGATTAAAAATGCACTACAAAAAAATGAAGTGGTTGACGTGCTTTCTGATTGGGAAATTAAAGGTAATTACGCGGGGGTGATAGCAATGCAATATGCACAAAATAAATACATGCCTTCTCGCTTAAAAGTGTTCACCGAGTTTGTAACAGCACACTTAATGCAAGGTACCTTCAATGAAGATGCAGTTAATACTGAATAA
- the ansA gene encoding asparaginase, protein MVEKKRIYIAYTGGTIGMKPSKNGFIPVAGYLSETIKNMPEFYHQDMPEFEIHEYEPLIDSADISPQAWQVLATDIQKKYQEFDGFIILHGTDTMSYTASALSFIFESLSKPVIITGSQIPLSQLRSDARANLLNSLYIAAHHPINEVCIFFNNQLFRGNRTTKQHADGFSAFVSPNYPVLLEAGIEIKNVAGKKQKTVNTRLTIGTIEKQSIAILHLFPGLDWQVLDNLLKSPLQALVLLTYGVGNAQQDPQLLSTLKEASDRGILIVNCSQCLKGSVNMEGYATGHALSEAGVISGLDMTTESVIAKLHYLLSQDLSYKVVKELLTTDLRGELTIAV, encoded by the coding sequence ATGGTTGAGAAAAAACGTATTTATATCGCTTATACTGGCGGCACTATTGGTATGAAACCCTCTAAAAATGGCTTTATTCCCGTTGCTGGTTATTTGTCTGAAACGATTAAGAATATGCCTGAGTTTTACCACCAGGATATGCCTGAATTTGAAATACATGAATATGAGCCGCTTATCGATTCAGCCGATATTTCACCGCAAGCTTGGCAAGTGTTAGCAACTGATATTCAGAAGAAGTATCAAGAGTTTGACGGGTTTATCATATTACATGGTACAGACACCATGTCTTATACTGCATCTGCATTATCATTTATTTTTGAAAGTTTGAGTAAGCCGGTGATTATTACTGGCTCACAAATACCACTTTCACAGTTACGTTCAGATGCTCGAGCTAATTTATTAAACTCTTTGTATATTGCAGCTCATCATCCTATTAATGAAGTCTGTATTTTCTTTAATAACCAGTTGTTTAGAGGTAACCGTACCACTAAACAACATGCTGATGGTTTTAGTGCTTTTGTTTCGCCTAATTACCCGGTGTTATTAGAAGCGGGAATAGAAATTAAAAATGTTGCCGGTAAAAAACAGAAAACCGTTAATACACGTTTAACCATTGGCACGATCGAAAAACAATCGATTGCCATTTTGCATTTATTTCCAGGATTAGACTGGCAAGTGTTGGACAACTTATTAAAAAGCCCACTGCAAGCGTTAGTGTTATTAACTTATGGCGTTGGTAATGCTCAGCAAGATCCGCAATTATTAAGTACTTTAAAAGAGGCAAGTGATCGCGGTATTCTCATTGTTAACTGTAGCCAATGTTTAAAAGGCAGCGTTAACATGGAAGGTTATGCAACAGGGCATGCATTAAGCGAAGCGGGCGTGATCAGTGGGTTAGATATGACCACAGAATCAGTGATTGCTAAGTTACATTATCTCCTTAGCCAAGACCTAAGCTATAAAGTAGTAAAAGAATTACTAACAACTGATTTACGTGGTGAATTAACGATTGCTGTTTAA
- a CDS encoding DUF1971 domain-containing protein: MNIPDDFVHYKTTPLFTKNNIPKLFLFEHNTKAGVFGKICVSFGRLTFYGFGERRGPIEQEVVISAGEHAISPPEYWHKVEFLTDDTEFKVEFYAHKDSDTVKQNLSERNE; the protein is encoded by the coding sequence ATGAATATTCCAGATGACTTTGTACATTATAAAACGACGCCACTTTTTACTAAAAACAATATCCCCAAATTATTCTTATTTGAACATAATACAAAGGCGGGCGTGTTTGGAAAAATATGTGTATCCTTCGGGCGCTTAACGTTTTATGGCTTTGGCGAACGACGTGGCCCAATAGAACAAGAGGTTGTCATCTCTGCTGGTGAGCATGCTATTTCCCCACCTGAATACTGGCATAAAGTAGAGTTTTTAACTGATGATACTGAATTTAAAGTAGAATTTTATGCACATAAAGACTCTGATACCGTTAAACAAAATTTATCAGAAAGAAACGAATAA
- a CDS encoding alternative oxidase produces MSNFELLHQKPSKMSESIAYKITQVLKFTLNLFYGTKYAKRAVILETIAAVPGMVAGMLNHLKALRRMRDDEGWVRELLDEAENERMHLMIFLDIAKPTWIERTLVLLGQGAFLFVYTFLYILSSKTAHRVVGYFEEEACKSYTEFLDKIDEGVVENVAAPKIARDYYKLPQDALLRDVVLRIREDEAQHRDRNHEFADSFESNDLPSHQQ; encoded by the coding sequence ATGTCAAACTTTGAATTGCTGCACCAAAAGCCAAGTAAAATGTCTGAGTCTATCGCCTATAAAATCACTCAGGTATTGAAATTCACACTAAACCTTTTTTACGGCACCAAGTACGCTAAACGTGCCGTCATCTTAGAAACAATTGCCGCTGTACCTGGTATGGTTGCAGGTATGCTCAACCACTTAAAAGCATTACGTCGTATGCGAGATGATGAAGGATGGGTGCGAGAATTATTAGATGAAGCTGAAAATGAACGCATGCATTTAATGATATTTTTAGACATTGCTAAACCGACATGGATTGAACGTACATTAGTATTACTAGGGCAAGGCGCGTTCCTCTTTGTGTACACTTTTTTATATATTCTATCGTCTAAAACCGCACACAGAGTCGTCGGTTATTTTGAAGAAGAAGCCTGTAAAAGTTATACCGAATTTCTAGATAAAATAGATGAAGGTGTTGTTGAAAATGTCGCTGCGCCTAAAATTGCTAGAGACTATTATAAGTTGCCACAAGATGCATTGTTACGTGATGTTGTATTGCGTATTCGTGAAGATGAAGCACAGCACCGTGACCGTAACCACGAGTTTGCTGATTCATTTGAAAGTAATGACTTACCATCACATCAACAGTAA
- a CDS encoding tRNA-uridine aminocarboxypropyltransferase, producing the protein MRIHAVHTLYDYRLSQSTRPFLARGGSIPRCKHCMLLPYLCICSIKQTVDSQGAFLLLMYDDEILKPSNTGRLIADIIPDTHAYIWSRTKPNSDMLAILADPTWQPIVIFPAEYATAERTLMSSPIVTYLNEGKRPLFILLDGTWAQAKKMFRKSPYLDAFPVLSFSPEKLSQYIMRKATKDNQLATAEVASLVLDSLGEVENAHLLTLLFSTFKENYLLGKSRQQLPEENYQQRLISAFSQRQPLKT; encoded by the coding sequence ATGCGAATTCATGCAGTTCATACACTATACGATTACCGTTTAAGCCAAAGTACGCGTCCTTTTTTAGCCCGAGGCGGTAGTATTCCACGCTGTAAGCATTGCATGTTATTACCCTACTTATGCATTTGCTCAATCAAACAAACTGTCGATAGCCAAGGTGCATTTCTATTATTGATGTATGACGATGAGATCTTAAAACCAAGTAATACAGGACGTTTAATTGCGGATATCATTCCTGATACTCATGCCTATATTTGGTCTCGCACAAAGCCCAACTCAGATATGTTAGCGATATTAGCCGACCCAACATGGCAACCAATCGTTATATTTCCTGCTGAATATGCCACGGCAGAGAGAACGTTAATGTCATCACCTATTGTTACTTATTTAAATGAGGGTAAAAGACCTTTGTTTATTTTGTTGGATGGTACGTGGGCACAAGCTAAAAAAATGTTCCGTAAAAGCCCATATTTAGATGCATTTCCTGTCTTGTCTTTTTCACCAGAAAAACTATCGCAATACATCATGCGTAAAGCGACTAAAGACAATCAATTAGCAACCGCTGAAGTAGCGAGTTTAGTATTAGACAGCTTAGGTGAAGTAGAGAATGCGCATCTCTTAACGTTATTATTTTCAACCTTTAAAGAAAACTATTTGCTCGGAAAATCACGCCAACAATTGCCAGAAGAAAACTACCAACAACGCTTAATATCAGCTTTTTCTCAACGACAACCTCTAAAAACATAA
- the mobB gene encoding molybdopterin-guanine dinucleotide biosynthesis protein B, which translates to MTSVTQFPVPLLGFAAFSGTGKTTLIEQLIPLLIEQGLRIALVKHSHHDIEMDKPGKDSYRLRKAGASQVVLAGTHRSICFHEHEQAHDSELSEQLALLNTQSLDLVLVEGYRDQAFPKIELHRSVLQKPFLYPTDTNIIALVCDQPVDTGDLPLFDFTQLQQLVTFILKRIVSAL; encoded by the coding sequence ATGACTTCTGTGACACAATTTCCTGTGCCTTTGCTAGGATTCGCCGCCTTTAGCGGTACCGGTAAAACAACCCTAATAGAGCAACTTATTCCTTTGTTAATTGAACAAGGTTTACGTATCGCTTTGGTGAAACACAGTCACCATGACATTGAAATGGATAAACCTGGCAAGGACAGCTACCGTTTACGTAAAGCGGGAGCATCACAAGTCGTATTGGCGGGAACACATCGTTCTATTTGCTTTCATGAACATGAGCAAGCACATGATAGTGAATTAAGTGAACAACTCGCCTTATTAAATACGCAGAGTTTAGATCTCGTGCTGGTGGAAGGTTACCGTGATCAAGCTTTTCCTAAAATAGAGCTACACCGTAGTGTTTTACAAAAGCCATTTTTGTACCCAACGGATACTAATATTATTGCTCTGGTTTGTGATCAACCTGTTGATACAGGTGATTTACCACTATTTGATTTTACGCAACTACAACAGCTCGTTACATTTATCTTAAAGCGCATTGTGTCAGCGCTTTGA
- a CDS encoding LysE family translocator has product MLTIIHLLAVMSPGPDFAIVLRQSISFGRKTAIITSLGIGAGISVHVLYTLLGVGILISQSNSLMMVAKILGAAYITYLAVNLLRSKAKPNQSSSITLDNNKKNQKKAFMIGFMTNVLNPKATLFFLAIFTTIVSASTPIAVQSLYGLWIIVTTAAWFCLVSFLFSQQSVRKKFLNYGHWFDRVMGLVLLLFAAKLIIEMI; this is encoded by the coding sequence ATGCTTACCATCATCCATCTCCTCGCCGTCATGAGCCCTGGGCCAGACTTTGCAATCGTACTTAGACAAAGTATTAGCTTTGGCCGTAAAACGGCAATCATCACCAGCTTAGGGATAGGTGCAGGTATATCGGTACATGTGTTATACACGCTTCTAGGTGTGGGTATTTTGATCTCACAATCAAATTCTTTAATGATGGTTGCTAAAATACTAGGTGCAGCTTATATCACCTATTTAGCTGTTAATTTACTACGTAGCAAAGCGAAACCAAATCAATCGTCATCAATTACGCTTGATAATAATAAAAAAAATCAGAAAAAAGCGTTTATGATTGGCTTTATGACTAATGTGTTAAACCCTAAAGCAACACTGTTTTTCTTAGCTATTTTCACAACAATCGTCAGTGCAAGTACACCCATTGCTGTGCAATCTCTTTATGGGCTATGGATCATCGTGACAACAGCGGCTTGGTTCTGCTTAGTGTCTTTTCTATTTTCACAGCAATCTGTGAGAAAAAAATTCTTAAACTATGGTCATTGGTTTGATCGAGTGATGGGATTAGTTTTATTACTGTTTGCCGCAAAACTAATAATTGAAATGATTTAA
- a CDS encoding aldo/keto reductase — protein MSFVEKVVMASEGPSFSKLIQGYWRLNDWRMSPQARLTFLKQHLELGISTVDNAAIYGNSEMLFGEALKLDPSMRDKIEIISKFGINGIASSPNEKRVSHYDSSKAAIITSTENSLRRLGVEKLDALLVHRPDFLMNADQVAAAFYELKRSGKVDHFGVSNFTPSQFSLLQSRLDKPLITNQVEINQINTHNIENGVLDQLQEYRVRPMAWSCLAGGAIFNEQSPQISRLCSCLKEVAKETGATSITQVIFAWVLKHPSKPVALIGSGKITRVHNVVAALTLKMTTEQWYRIWVASKGCPVP, from the coding sequence ATGAGTTTTGTTGAAAAAGTGGTAATGGCATCTGAAGGACCTTCTTTTTCTAAATTAATACAAGGCTATTGGCGATTAAACGATTGGAGAATGTCACCTCAAGCTCGCCTCACTTTTTTAAAACAACATCTAGAACTTGGTATTAGTACTGTTGATAATGCGGCAATCTATGGCAATAGTGAGATGTTATTCGGTGAAGCATTAAAGCTAGATCCTAGCATGCGGGACAAAATTGAAATTATTTCTAAGTTTGGTATTAATGGCATTGCTTCCTCACCTAACGAAAAGCGTGTATCGCATTACGATAGTAGCAAAGCAGCAATTATTACTTCTACAGAGAATTCATTACGTCGATTAGGCGTTGAAAAACTAGATGCATTGTTAGTGCATAGGCCTGACTTTTTGATGAATGCAGACCAAGTTGCAGCGGCTTTTTATGAGTTGAAGCGTTCTGGTAAAGTCGACCATTTTGGCGTCTCAAATTTTACACCTTCTCAATTCTCTCTTTTACAATCCCGCTTAGATAAACCATTAATTACTAACCAAGTTGAAATAAATCAAATCAATACACATAACATTGAAAATGGCGTATTAGATCAATTGCAGGAATATCGCGTACGTCCGATGGCATGGTCATGTTTAGCTGGTGGTGCTATTTTTAATGAGCAAAGTCCGCAAATTTCACGATTATGTAGCTGCTTAAAAGAAGTGGCTAAAGAGACTGGTGCGACTTCTATTACGCAGGTTATCTTTGCTTGGGTACTTAAGCATCCATCAAAACCGGTTGCATTAATTGGTTCAGGTAAAATTACTCGGGTACATAATGTCGTTGCAGCATTAACATTAAAAATGACGACAGAGCAGTGGTATCGTATTTGGGTTGCCTCTAAAGGCTGTCCTGTCCCGTAG